GGAAAAGTCATTGATGAGATTTAAGATGGCTGTGGAGTGTAATCCGTGCTCTACAGGTTTTTCTACATATATGACCTTTAACTTTATGCACCCCgccaaaaaaaaagttatatttgaAATGTTCTTACTGTTGCACTttgatttttgtttgattttgaaGGGTTGTGTGTAGCTGGTTACTTTAGAATACTGGTTTGTTAAATGTACTTCCaaatacaaagatttttttttccattggtttaattaacttttttttaattctttcataATAATGGATGTATGGCAAATGGTTTTATGAGTCATCATTGCATTTTAACACAGAAAATCCTTTAAATAATTCTGAAATCATTCATAGGGTTTTACAGAAGCACATAGGGCATGTTAAATTTCAACCACCCACACACAACACCGCAGTGCTCGCAAAGTCTGTATCCCAACACCACCAGCCCCCTACCCATGAGCAAACATCAAAATATGACCAGGAGGCATCCCTGACGGCATTCCCACATGTCTGTGTTCTTTATGGGAGCCTTGCTGGCTGCTCAAACCTCTAAGAAAGTCTCCacacctcagcctcccacccattGATAAGGTTTTCCCTCTTGCGCTCATAAATATTGTGCAAAACACAACATGCAGTTCTAATGGTTGGaacatttttttctgttgctTCCAACCTATTCCGTAAACAGAGCCATCTgcctttcaaatggccaaatgACTTGACTACCTTTCTGCAACTATTCAGGTGATAGTTACaatgttccttttttttgttcaagacactggtgtatggcttcattaGCCAGGGCATCAGGCGATAAGGCAAGTCTCCCAGTATAACTGGACCAACCTCCATACCATTAATGTCTATAGTGCTCCTGTGGGCAAACTGTCCTTTCTGAATTAGTTTAAATAGTATTGAGTCCTGAAAATTCCTAGCACTGTGGACCTTCCCAGACCACGCTGCATTTGTTTGTAAACCTGCTGTGGTAGACAACCCATCCTTGGAGCACTTGGAGAAATAAccctttctgtttataaattaGGTGCCTTGGCTGTATATGTGTGGAAAATGATAGGCACTTGGGGTCCATCAGTTGTCCCAatacagtttggaaaccccatgtGTGGAAAGCCACCAATAATCTTCTGAGCCTTGTGACCCAGTTAGACAGCACCTTATCAATGGCATAGCAGacctgcatgacaatggccccaaTAGTTGCCAAATTGGTTGGCTACAGACTGGTAAtgttcttggggtggggggccttCCAAATGGCAATGGCAATCCATTTTTCCATGGGTATGGGGCATCACAGGTTGGCATGCTATCACTGAAGCTCCAGGGTCAGTTCTCCACTCTCAAAGATCTCCAGATCTCAAAAAAAGTAGCCATCTTGAAGTTCTCTTGCCATTAGTGGTCAGCCCAGCTCTCCAGAACAATCCTTTCCCACCAATCCACAGTGGTTTCTTGGGTCCAGCAACTGTACTGAATGGTGTGTATGTGATCCAGGAATCCGTCCTCTTGTTCCAACAGCTCAGTGTTTCCTGCCTCATCCTGCTGCCAGGGCTGCAGAGTATCCTCCTGCTGCACGAGGAGGAGCTCCTGCTGTTCCCACATCATCTGCTCAGTGGTAAAACAGGCCAACTCCAATGCAGAATTCATCTGCGTGTTGTAATACCGACCAAGCAACCAATGTATATTTGCACTTGTCACCATAGCAACATGGAGAATTGTTGGATCCATACTGGCTGACAGCAATTTGAAAATGGCATGAGCCAGCCCAAAAAGAAAGTATGGGGCAGGGATGGTAGAAATATgggatttttctttaaatttgaaTCTGCCTAGCTTCACACAGTTTGAAGCGAAAATAGTCCAAGGAGGATGCACACTGCTCAGCAGTGAAGCAAAGGACAATGGGATGCAAATTGCAAATGGAACAAGCAGTCTGTGGGAACACAATTAGTGCAACTTGCGTACTGCAAGTTACCTGATGTGCATCAAAAAGCTTTTGATTAGCAGCCACCCCTCCCATGTAGCCAGGGCGTAAGTCCCCTTTGTGGTGCTAGCCCTGGGGCCAACCACGAATTTGGCCCCTTTCCTTATTTCCTTTATTCAAATTCCATAATGGTTGTACCTGACATGGCAATTTTCCGATATTACTTTTTTGAACAAATAAATTTACTTTCTACAAATAATAATCTCAAAATTTAGTTTGCATTTGTTTTGGTAATTACAAATAGAAGTTTGTGAAGAGAATATTGAGTTGGGAGAAAAATCTTAGGCCAGGACTACACTGTAGATCTCAATCGGTATAACTTctagttatgctgacctaacccctctGCATAGACAGTGCTAAGtggatgggagagcttctcttgtTGACATGGCTACCTCCCCAAGGAGGTGGATTAACATTTAACACCATGTAGTAGAATCTCcactaaagtgctacagcagtgtagctgtagcacTGTACCTGAACATAAGCCTTTAGAGCAGTGATACACAGATTGTGACTCTTGAGCCACAAGTGGTTCTTTAATATGTCTCCtgctgctctttgcagcacatgatattaaaacactgtgtggtTTGGTTAATAACTCAGATTGGTTAATAATGAATCAGGatgtttttactatgttattaaccaattaagttatcagCTTACACTAAGTTATTAAggtatttgctgtgagaattatatatataaaaacctaaatatttcccctgtcattCACACTAATGTGGCTCTTTTGGACAATGTTGATTGCCAATTTGGCTACTGAAACACTAAGTATCTCCTGCTTGAAAGGAAGCCACAGAAACCTATCCTCTTCTACTAAGGAAATAAAGGATTCAGAAGACTCTCTATTTCCCCATTgcactttgtttttgtttctgtgtgGAGGTCTGTGATGGTCCCACTACTTCCTCTGCCACATTCTTTAATTGGGGTTATGCCTACATCACAATACCTTCCCCCAAGAAAACTGGGAGTCACAGATCGGGCTATCCCTTCAtagccccctcctcccactgcaataaaatggagtttgcagggcTGCCTGCAAGGCTCATGTACAGGGCTGTACAGCAAAGGACCGTGCTACTGACATTTGAAAACTGGACCTTCCCCAAGACCGTCCACTTGAAAATCAACGTGTCTGAAAACTGCATCTGCTGTAGTTACAGGCCACACCCACTCTTAGAGCTGGGCCTTGGACCACCCCATCTCCCGCTGTTGCTAAGGGCCCCGTCCTAGCAACCAGCAGCGTCAGGTGACTGACTGCCGCTCTGGGAGCGGGGTCACTTCCGGGCTCGGCTCCCATCTACATCCGGGGTAGTGGACGGTCCCCCTTCCGAACCCAACTGCTGTGTCCGGTTCTGTGGTCAGGAGGGGCCGAGGCGCGGTTGCCTCAGCGGGTCGGAGCGCCGCGGCGCCGgactgcccccgccccgccccgccccgccccgcccgacGGGTAGGCGCGTTAGGTGGGCCGAGCCCCGCTGCGCCCCCGGGTCTTCTGagagcctcccccgcccccacctcccgTCCGCTTCGCCCTCCCCCCGGCCAGGCGCCCTCGGGGGCCAGGGTCTACCCACGAGACACCGGGGCCTGGCCCCCGCCGCACGCGACTCCTAGGGGCGGGCCGATCCCCGTGGAGCCCCGCCCCCTCAGCCAAATTCCGGCCGGACCAACCTCTCTCCGGGGGGGCGCGAGCGATGGGCTCTGCCTCGGGGTAGGGGCCGCGAGCAGCCGGGCGGGGAGCCCCGGTGCCCCCCCGCCCACCTCAAGAGGAGGCAGCGGCTGCCGGGGGTCGCGCTCATGCTGCTGTCGCTCTGTGCCCTCAGTTGGCCGCGGCGAGTTGCGCCATGGAGCAGCCCGAGGGGAAGGAGGGGTTCCTGCTGGAGGCCGCCGCCCCGAAGCAGCCGGGACCCGCGCTGGGTATGTGAGCAGCAGCCACACGGAGCTCGGCTACTGATTGTCAGCATCTGTAGTGAAGGCCAAGCATCGTGCAAACCTTGTTGTTCTTGTCGTGGCGGTTGCGGGAGGAGGGGTCTTTTTGCCTGGCTCTCCCCTGACGTCTGAGTGTTCAGATAGGGAAGTTGAACTGGGGAGGCTGCACGTGCATCCATTACTTGTGTATGTTTGACTTCTCTGAGGGAAGAGCATTTGGCATGTCTGAATTGGTTTACTTGATTGAAAGGGGCTTGTATGCACAGTGTACAGTTTTGTTTAAATCTCACCCTTCTGCTGTATTCTGTCATGGCATGTTTTTTGGAACTGAAACCTCATAATGTAGGGAGGTGAAAGGAGCATTGTTTAATTGATGAAGTGCAAGGAACTGCAATTTACACTCCATTGCTGAGACGCCcaacttttatttcaaaatagaaaatcCGTTAGTACTAACAGATAAAGTGATGGCAATAGTTCTTAGCAGTTGAAGATTGCTACTTCTTATTACAGATTCCTGCGAGGCATCTCCAGATGAGGGACTAATAGAAGATTTGGCTGTTGTAGATAAGAAAGCTGTGGAGCAACTAACTGAAGGATTGATTTCTCATTATTTACCTGATCTTCAGCGATCAAAACTAGCCCTCCAAGAGCTCAcgtaagcaaactgaaaaaagcaACTCTTTCTAATACATGCATTTCCTTTCTATAATTTCTTCAGTCAAATCCCCTTCTTATATGTAAgttgaaatatatttttctttagtaTGGTTTACGtataaaatacagtaactcctcacttaaagtcatcccagttaatgTTGGTTCGTTGTTACCTTGCTGATCAATTTGGGAACATGTTCGTTtaaacttgtgcaatgctccactCTTACGTTGTTTTGCTGCCTGCTTTCTCCATAGCTGGTAGccgctctccccccgcccctcccccagcgcctcccaccagCAGACCCCacggatcagcgccttccccgtcctcctccccccacctcctgatTGCCACgttcgggagggagggggagcctgcgcaCCAAGTGCTCGCTCTTCCCTCCTGCCTCCAAaacgccgcaagccagctgattgccatgggaGGGACGGGGAAGGCGTGTCGAGTCCTTTtgtttggcaaaaaaaatttccctggaatgtaaccccccccccatttacatgaattcttatggggaaattggattcacttaacaccgtttcacttaaagtcgcatttttcaggaacgtaactacaacgttaagtgaggagttactgtaaactTTTCTGTGCTTTGAGTGCAGCACTTTGAACAGTGAGTGAATATTCTGCAGATTATaagtataattttaaaagaatttccaGCCATGTGACCTACCAGCCGTTAAAATGaaggagaattttaaaattaaagtattaAAATCCATGCACCAAGTCACAGCAAAAGACACATCAACTTTCTAAATGCTCATTCTTTTTCTGGAGACATGTGACCTTGTGCTGTACAACTCTATTTGGAGAAAAACATCCAGTATTTGGATGTTCTATTAAAGCAGTGATTgcgagagagatttttttttttaaggtttttctTACATGTATGAAACTCCCAGACTCTACTTTTAATtaacatatgcttttttgttttgttgcttaaCATTTATAAGGGTCCCCTTTGTGTGCATTGCTTTAAGACACTGTTAGGAATTTCCAGCAAATGTCTTTGCTGTGCTTAAAATTTTCCAAATAGTGCACAAGAACATTTTAgtagcaggaagagagagagcagagtCCTTTATAACTGTTTAATTAGAATTCATTTaaatgtcagtttaaaaaaatctgaaaagacTCTGTTCCTTTATCTACTTGTGTAGGTTTCCTGATTCTTCTTCTTCTACTAATATGGACAAAAAAACTATTTAGTACAAAAGAAATAGTTAATCTGAAAAATTTCTCTTGGAATATTGATTTTTATACAACTTATTTCTGGCATTATAGCCTCATTAACAATCAGTATGTTAAGATTTCAGTGAAGAGAACAGTAGTAAAACTCAAAATTGTGAGTACTCTTTAATCAATGCAAGATGGTGTATTTAATCTGACTTCTTCTGTATGTCTTAAAgtctttgtatttttgtttcagaCAGAATCAAGTAGTGTTACTAGACACATTAGAGCAAGAAATCTCAAAATTCAAAGAATGTAATTCCATTCTTGATATCAATGCTTTGGTAAGTGTATTCTATTATAAGTTTGCCTGTTTTAACAAAAATGTGTATCATGTACATGTATTGTTTTTCATCTCCTGAGAAAATGGTATAAATAGACGACTAATAATCATTACATCCATAAGTCTGTTCTTTGTAAATTGGAAAATACAACAGAACCAACATAATTCTATTAAATGGGAAGAGGAGAACATGGAGGACTGCTCAGGTCTGTACAGATATGTATacctgcaataaaagacctgcaacATGGCGACTTCTCGCCTGGGTCAGCTGATGGGGGGCTTGAGGTGTGAAGCTataaaattgaagtgtagacTTTTAGGTGTGGCCTGGAGTCTAGGCTCTGAGACGCTCCCCACTcactgggtctcagagcccaggctccaggccgagaccaaatgtctacactgcaattttatagccacCAGGCCAACCCCTGTGAGCCCAATTCATCTGACCCAAGCCAGCTGCGGCCCTGTCGAGGGTCTTTTATTGTAGCGTAGACATATCCTTACTGGCCTGCAGATGAGAGATTAGCAGGCATGGACCATGGGTCCAGGTATATAAATCTAGAAGCCAAAAATCAGTGCATAAAGATTGCATATGCTACTGAGGCTCCAGGAGCAGCCATAGGGTGCCCATGATACTCTGTCCTACCCCCCAGGTTGATGGAAGGATTCTGCTTCACTCTCCTACATTTACTCAGACTGTATACAGGGACCAGCATTTGGTCCTTTGATTTAGTTGCATATTTTTTGAGTTTGTTAGTGGTAACTTGAGGGGATattctgttataccaataaaataaaaaccagcaggatcttattaaagggaaaaaggcaaaataccacatttattgtgaatacagaaagaatcatagtaagcagttagttatagttataacattccattcaatctcatatttatattctcactctcactctcactctcactctcacacacacacacacacacacacacacacacacacacacacacacacacacacacacacacacacacacacacacacacacacacacacacacacacacacacacacacacacaggttctgcaaggttgttagcatagttaccagccttagagttgctcatgccaagccactggccaggtggcctggacatgaggagggagcagggccttgtcagatactcatctgatgctcctggaagttggtttgcagaatcagacaccacagttctcactttttagagtctataggaatttcttcctatgccagtctatgggaattgcttcatcatgctgttgctgaatcaatcagcagatagcacattcctgacggctccaagatgttatcttgttctttggttctcccattcttgaggctgttgggtggattccagtctgccctccagggggaggggggggggtgtcctctggttatttccacttgacaccttcttcagccgatggacactggattcttaggctggcatctccctgatcattcagttattatccacgtacatcctctatctctattttaatcacaattgttaatacaacaaaagggcggggaatctctgggtgctgtttctgttgttagagtattgctttgagtctctctctctctctgtgaattgctttgagaacagactctgtcttagaatgtactaacacaattagcagcttgcaagtttcacacatagagggagagaaacagtaccaaaccaagagacctcttaattagtaataccctggaatttaaactatggggaatcaaactcatttgtgattttaatacagaacttctttaatatgatccaacataatctcatctgctattttgttacaaaaacaaacaaacaaaaaaccaaccaaacaaaaagaatccaaaaattttttttttatattctcctgattttgattgccctgctgcagccacaacttaaaaacattttaaattttgtaaagcattgagttaccttttaagggttaaatgccaaatcccaaagccaccAGCATTTGGTCTTTTGATTTAGTTGCATATTTTTTGAGTTTGTTAGTGGTAACTTGAGGGGATAttctaacaacaaaaaaatcacatctgTACTTCATGATTGCCACAGTTTAAGGCAAATGACAGTGTCTTACAGAAATTGTGTATGCAGTTGTGACATATAAAGCCAGAACTGTAGGCTTGAGAATTAAGTGTGGAACCATATAAGAGCTTGAATTTTAAGACTAGCACTTGCTAAGCTTTGGCACATTGGGATATAAAACTGAAAACTAATGAGCATACAAGTGATATAATGCTTGCTTCTCCCttaatgaatatttaaataattatagTAATCTGTACCCTTTGATACATAGTAATTTTATGAAAATTGTTTTAAGTGTTTAGAATTAAGACCCTAAAATATTCAAGCCAATCTCTGACTAACTGATCTTCAGCGTGTTTTTGAAGTTGCTGTTTTAGGGCATAGCTTCATACTCCAGACTAACAACCATTTTGATCCACTGAATCTTACCATTCAACTGTCTtgtgtttttaaagttttcagaagCTAAACATTATCACAACAAGCTAGTGAatattagaaaagagatgatgatGC
The Eretmochelys imbricata isolate rEreImb1 chromosome 10, rEreImb1.hap1, whole genome shotgun sequence genome window above contains:
- the BLOC1S6 gene encoding biogenesis of lysosome-related organelles complex 1 subunit 6, which produces MEQPEGKEGFLLEAAAPKQPGPALDSCEASPDEGLIEDLAVVDKKAVEQLTEGLISHYLPDLQRSKLALQELTQNQVVLLDTLEQEISKFKECNSILDINALFSEAKHYHNKLVNIRKEMMMLHEKTSKLKKRALKLQQKRQKEELEREQQREKELEREKQLTAKPARRT